GATCTCCAAACCCAAAATGGTCGGAATACCTCTTGAGCAACTGAACCTCGGGCGTCAGTTTCATGTCCAGTTGACTCGCATTCGCCGAGGTGAAACAGAGTTGCCCCCGAATGCTGATCTGCGACTCTCCATGGGAGACAGTCTGTTGGTGGTTGGAATGCCTGAATGCGTCGCACGCATCTCACGCCATGCAGGCGATGCTCCCAAACAACTGGAAAAACCACATCTGCTTCCAGTATTTGTTGGCATCGGGTTGGGAGTGATCATCGGCAGCATTCCCATCTTCATCCCAGGCCTGTCTTCTCCCATCAAAATTGGCCTGGCAGGTGGGCCATTGATTATCGCACTCATTCTTTCGCACCTGCAACGTGTTGGCCCGCTCGTCTTTCATCTCCCCCGTGCTGCAGGAACTTCTTTCAAGGAACTGGGCATTGCCATGTTCCTGGCTGCAGTTGGCCTCGAAGGAGGCTCAACTTTTATTACCACCATTACCCATGGCGATGGTATGTGGTGGATGCTATGGGGTATCATCATCACTCTCGCCCCGTTGCTCCTGATCAGTGCCATAGCATATCGCTGCATGAAAGCACCTTACCCCGCTATTATCGGAGTGATGTCAGGCAGCATGACCAACCCGCCAGCACTGGCCTTTGCCAACACCTTGACACGCTCTGAAATTCCTGGCATCGCCTACGCTACGGTCTACCCCGTCACCATGATCTTGCGTGTGGTGATTGCACAGATATTCGTGTTATTTTGAACATGTTATTGACGGACGGGCATCTACCCGGAAACCAGATACCAACCCACACTGAAATTCCATTTCGGGAAACGATCAATCGGAGAGAAACATCTTCTCTCCGACAAAGTGTCTATTGCTCTTAAAGAGAAATTCTACCATGGTGCCTTATCCGTACAACAAGGCAACAACATGTACCAAAAATGCTTCGTTTTAATGGTTGAGAATCAGTTACGCAACAATATCGCTTTATATCAGGCACATTGAATTGAGTGGAGGCGAGGGGGGTCGAACCCCTAACCCCTAGCTTGCAAAGCTAGTGCTCTCCCAGTTGAGCTACGCCCCCGTTGTTCTGTCAGTGCGCGTACTTGGATTCGAACCAAGGACCTCAGCTTTATCAGAGCTGCGCTCTAGCCAACTGAGCTATACGCGCGGACTGCTAAGATACAAATCTCATTCTAAATGCCAAGGGTTTGAAGGTCAATCAATGCCAGATCAGTCAGCTAGCGAACTTTCTCATTGTGCCGATACAGCCCCTATTGTTGTTCAAGACACCGGAAACCGCATGGAAGTTCACTGTTGGGTACAGCAAATGCCATAAAACAGGCCAAAATGCAGGTTCTTTACAAATTGAGCGTGAATTCCTACATCAAACATATCCATTGTTGGACTGACTCACCGGCCGCCTCTCCCCAGGCGGTTTCTTTCGTATCGTCAACCCTCCAGGAACCATCATGTCCCAGTATGTGTATTTCTTTGGCAATGGTAAAGCGGACGGCAAAGCTGACATGAAAAATCTGCTCGGCGGCAAGGGGGCCAACCTCGCCGAGATGACCTTGATTGGCTTGCCCGTACCTGCTGGCTTCACACTCAGCACCGATGTCTGCACCTATTTCTACGCAAATGGCAAAAAGTACCCTGCGGAACTCAAAGCCCAGGTGGAAGAAGCACTGAAAAAAGTCGAATCGACCATGGGTGCCAAGTTTGGCGATGCCACCAACCCGCTTCTGCTTGCTTGCCGCTCTGGTGGCCGCGATTCGATGCCGGGCATGATGGATACCGTTCTCAATATCGGCCTCAATGATACCACGGTACAGGCACTCGCCAAGCAGTCGGGCAACGAACGTTTTGCCCTCGACAGTTATCGCCGCCTTCTCTTGATGTTCGGCGAAGTGGTGATGGGTCTGAAGGGCCACAAAGACGAACCCTTTCACCACATCCTGGATAAGGCCAAGGAGAAGCAAGGCGTCACGCTTGATAACGAACTCAGCGTCGAATCGCTCAAGCAGATCATTGTCGATTACAAGGCAGCCATCAAGAAATACACCGGGAAGGACTTCCCGACCGATCCGTACGAACAGATCTGGCAGGCGATCGGGGCCGTGTTCGGTTCATGGATGAATGACCGGGCCTGTGTCTATCGCCGGCAGTACGGCATCCCCGATGAATGGGGCACGGCTTGTAATGTCATGGCCATGGTCTTCGGCAACCTGGGCGATGACTGTGCTACTGGCGTGGCCCTCACCCGCGATGGCGCGCTCGGCACCCCTGGCATCTGTGGCGATTACCTGATCAACGCCCAGGGTGAAGATGTGGTCAACGGTTCGCGACCCACCAAGCGTATCGAAGAAACGCTCGGCAAGGATATGCCGGAAGCCTACAAGGAACTGGTTGCTGTCGGGCAGAAACTCGAGAAACATTACAAGAACATGCAGGACATCGAGTTCACGATCTCACGCAATAAGCTCTACATGCTGCAGACCCGTAACGCCAAACGTACTGGGTTCGCTGCTGTCCGTGTCGCCACCGACCTCGTCGAGGAAGGACTGATCAGCAAGGAAGAAGCGATCTCGTCGAAGTTCATCCCGGCGGGTGATCTGAGCCAACTCCTTCAGCCGCTATTCAATGTGGAAGCGAAGAAGGCAGCCAGCAAAGCGGGCAAGCTGCTTACCAAGGGTATCCCCGCTGGGCCCGGTGCCGCGACGGGAAAGATCGTCTGCACGCCCCAACGGGCCGAGGCGATGAAGAACGCCAACCCGAACATCAACCTCATCCTCGTTCGCAAGGAAACCACCCCGGAAGATCTTCGCGGCATGAAGGCTGCTCTCGGCATCCTCACTGCCGTGGGTGGCGTGAGCAGCCACGCGGCACTCGTCTCCCGGCAGATGGGCAAGGTGTGTATCGTCGGTGCGGGTGAACTAAACATTGATAACGACAAGGGCACGGTGACAGTCAAGGGCCAGACCTTCAAGGAAGGGGATGACATCAGCATTGATGGCTTCACAGGCGAAGTGTTCGCGGGTTCCATCGCCACCAGCCCCAGCGAAGTGGTGCAGGTGTTGATCAAGAAGGAACTGGCCCCCGATAAGTCAGATGTTTATCGCCGCTTCAAGATGGTGATGGACTGGGCCAGCCAGCATGGCAAGCTGAAGGTTCGCACCAATGCCGATCTGCCCGATCAGGCAGCCGAGGCGATAGCGTTCGGTGCGGAAGGCATTGGTCTTTGTCGTACCGAGCACATGTTCTTTGATCACATCACCGAAATGCGTGAAATGATCATGGCCGAGGACACCCCGGCACGCGTGAAGGCACTCGACAAGATGCTGCCCTTCCAGCGGAAAGACTTCATCGGCCTGTTCAAAGCGATGGCGGGCAAGCCGGTGACCATCCGCCTGCTCGATCCGCCGCTGCACGAGTTCCTGCCTCACGGGCCGAGCGAGCAGAACGAACTCTCCAACAAACTGGGGATTTCGAAAGACCAGATCATGCGCCGCGTAAGCGAACTGCATGAAGCCAACCCGATGCTCGGTCATCGTGGATGCCGACTCGGCATCGTCTACCCAGAAATCACCGCGATGCAGGCCCGGGCCATCTTTGAAGCTGCCGTCGCAGTGAAGAAGGAAGGCATCGAAGTCTTCCCCGAAGTGATGATTCCCCTCGTTGGCTTCCAGAAGGAATACACCAATCAGGAAAAGATAGTCCGCGACACCGCCGCGAAAGTCTTCGAAGAGACCAAGACCAAGGTCGATTACCTCGTTGGCACCATGATCGAACTGCCTCGGGCCTGCGTGGTGGCTGATCAGATTGCCACGAACGCTGAGTTCTTCAGCTTCGGTACCAACGATCTAACGCAGACGACGCTGGGCGTCAGCCGCGATGACTATGGCCCGTTCATCAGTCCCTACACTGATCCAAAGAAGGCTGACATTCTCGCCGCTGACCCGTTCGCCACGATTGATCAGGATGGTGTAGGTTCACTGATGCAGATGGGTGTGGAGAAGGGACGAGGTGTAAGGAAGAATCTCAAGATCGGCATCTGTGGTGAACACGGCGGCGACCCCGATTCCGTGAAGTTCTGCCACAAGATCGGCCTCGATTATGTAAGCTGCTCTCCATTCCGGGTACCGATTGCAAGGCTGGCCGCAGCGCAGGCGGCGCTGGGGAAATGATTTTCCTGAATCAACTTCGGTTAACAGGGCCTCCTCAGATTTTTGAGGAGGTTTTTACATTCAAGCGGGAATCTCCACTTGGCTATACGTCAACAAGATCATTCTGAAAAAACCAGCAAAACAGACGACTTGCGCATCAAGAGCGTCGTCCCGCTACCGCCGCCAGAGCATCTGATCCGCTTTTTTCCCATTGCTGGCACGCCTGTCGAAAAGCTGGTCAGTTCCACCAGGCAAGCTATCCATCAGATATTACACGGCAAGGACGACAGGCTGTTGGTAGTCATCGGCCCCTGCTCTATTCACGATCCGCGAGCTGCGATGGAGTACGCCCAGCGCTTACTTCAGCAGCGTAAACACTTTGCAGACACCCTCGAAGTGGTCATGCGGGTTTACTTCGAAAAACCACGTACGACCGTCGGGTGGAAGGGGTTGATTAACGATCCTTATCTTGATGAGAGTTTCCGCATACATGAAGGGCTACGCATCGCCCGTCATCTGCTCTTGGAAATCAATCAGACGGGTGTTCCCGCTGCTGTGGAGTTTCTCGATACCATTATTCCACAGTACATCAGCGACCTCATCAGCTGGGGTGCCATTGGCGCAAGAACCACGGAAAGCCAGGTGCATCGCGAACTGGCATCCGGTTTATCCGCACCGATCGGTTTCAAGAATGGTACCGATGGCAGCTTGCGTATTGCCATCGATGCCATCCAGGCAGCACAAAGGCCACACCATTTTCTCAGCGTTCACAAGAATGGGCAAGTGGCTATTGTGGAAACCATTGGCAACCGCGATTGTCATGTCATCCTGCGAGGCGGACAATTTCCCAACTACGATTCCGAAAGCGTGGCACAGGCATGCAAAGTACTGACTGCAGCCAAACTCAATGCACGATTAATGATCGACTGCAGTCATGCCAACTCAGGCAAGCAGCATCAAAAGCAACTTGAAGTTGCTGCAGATCTTGCCAGGCAGATTGGTGCAGGCGATCTGCATATCGCAGGTGCCATGATAGAAAGCCACCTGTGTGCTGGTGCTCAAAAATTCCTGGCTGGTCAGCAGGATCCCAACAAACTGGAATATGGAAAAAGCATCACCGATCCCTGCCTGGGTTGGGACGATTCCATTACGTTGTTAGATATGCTCAGTGAAGCTGTCAAACAACGCAGAAAGAAACATTAACATGAGCTGCCACTAATACCGTTTCCGCTTGCTGGATTCTTATTCGAAACGGAGTAGGATAGGTTTCAGTTTGATGAGATTATCAATTCAAGAAGAGGTGCATCATGCCGAGAGCAATCTGGGGCAGTTCATTGGTTTTATTACTGGCCAGTGTATTAATTGCAGACGACAAGGATGACGCAGCAAAGAAGGAACAGGAAAAATTCCAGGGCGAATGGAAGCTGGTGCAGTCCGACGAGATTACTTTGAAGATCAAAGGAGCTGAGTATGAGTTCAATGGAGGCGGTCAGTCGGAAAAAGGCAAGTTCAAGTTTAATCCCTCCACTTCACCTGCAGAAATCGATGTTGAAATCACTGAAGGAACCGATGCAGGCAAAAAACAGGTTGGAATTTACGAATTGAAAGGTGACAAGGTTAAGTTCTGTTTTGCCCTAGCCGGCGATGCCAAGCGACCTAAGAAATTTGAAGCTGCTGAAGATGGGTCGATTATCCTCTTTGAATTTGAGAAGGTGAAAAAATAACTATTGAGTGGTTATCGGTAGATGGTTCCGACTTGCGAAACCATCTACTGTTTTAGCCAGAAATTTGCGTCACATTTGCCAAGGCTACCTACTTAGAGATCAATGACCATTCTCTGCAGGAGTTTCAACCATGCAGTCTACGCGGCAATGGTTAGCTGGATTTGCTGTAGTCACCTGTGTAGCATCCGTAATTATTACTGCAAATATCCTGTTTCCGGCAAGTAGTGATATTGCATTAGCTATGCCCACCATTGGCTGGGCCATTGCACCTTATTTCATCTTGATTGGCATCAGCTTCTTTACTGGTAAGCGAATCGAAAGTGCCTGCGTTGCACTCATAGGTTCCCTTTTTGTATCTGTCATTGGGATTTACTGGTTGGTTGATGCATTTTACATCCACCCCGATCCGCAAGCCGGTCTTGCAATGCTGGTCATTCCCTTGCTGCAATGGATTGGCTGCGGATTAACAGCTGCTGCTTGTCTAGCCATGGTTTTTCTGAAATGGCTGGTATGGCCTCAGCGTCGAACAGCGTAGCGGCTACCAAAGTTATCATTCAATTCAACATGCAAAACATTATTCATCTGGATTTTACTTGTATCCAGTCAGTCTACCGGTTAACCCTAATGAAGATTCGCGACTTTACTTTGGAGTAGCACCATGAACATTATTGAAATGATCAAGAACAACATGTCGAGCGGAATGCTCAATCAGCTGAGTTCACTGATCGGAGCTAGCCCGGAGCAAACCAAGGCTGCAGCTGGCGCTGCGGTTCCCTCCATCCTGGCTGGCATGTCCAAGCTGTCGGAATCTCGCGATGGTGCCGATCGGTTGTCAGAAATTCTGAACAACCTTGATCCCAGTATCATAGGCAACCTCGATGGTATGTTTACCGGAGACAAGGCCGAGAAAGTACAGCAGCAAGGCGGTGGCATGCTGGAAAAACTGCTCGGCGGTGGCCTGCTGGCTGGGCTGGTGTCTGCCATTGGTAAATTTACCGGCTCTGGCAGCGGCGTGATTCAGAAACTACTAGCGTTCCTGGCGCCGTTAATAATGGGCACCATCTCCAAATCACTCGGAGGCAAGACCTCGGCACAAGGGCTGACTCAGTTCTTCAGTGAACAGAAAAACAACATCACCAATGCCATGCCTGCCGGCTTTTCGCTGGGCAACATACCCGGCTTGGGAAGTGTCACTGCAGCCGCCGAGCGAACGGTAGAGGGTGTCAAGCAGGGCGTCAGTGCCATGACCTGGCTCTTACCTGTACTTCTCGTCGGCCTGGGCATTGCCTTATGGTTTTATCTTCGTGAACCAGAACCTGTCAAAATGCCTGCCAACCCGGATTTGACGAAAAAGCTTGGCGACCAGGTCGGACAAATGACCGATTCCATCAATAACCTGTTCAAAACAGCAACTACCTCATTGGAAGAAATAAAAGATGCAGCAACTGCAGAAGCTGCCATTCCAAAACTGAAGGAATTGTCCAATAACGCGGAGGATATGAAAAAGCTCTTCGGATTGTTACCAGATGCTGGCAAAGCAACCATTAAAACATTGCTGAGCACCGGTATAGAAAAACTCAAAGCCCTGGTAGACAAAGTCCTGGCGATTCCTGGTGTAGGTGAAAAACTGAAACCGGTGGTTGACGGCTTGATGGCAAAGTTAACAGCGGTAACCGGTTAGTTTGTACTAACATTAACATCATCCAACTCTCACCCTCAGCCATGTGCTGAGGGTTCTTTCTTTGACTCTTGACCACGTTACATTTTGTTGGGTTTTACCAGTTTGTGAACTATGATCAGAATATCTGGATTCAGGAACATCGCCCGGTGCCTCCCAGCATTGATATTCAAAACCTTGTCATTCGCTACGGCAAGTTTGTTGCTGTAGATCAACTCAGTTTCCAGGTCAACACCGGCGAAATCTTTGGCCTGCTGGGGCCTAACGGTGCAGGCAAAACCACTACCTTTTTATGTCTGACCCGCCAAGTACCTATCCATTCAGGTTCCATTCAGCTTCTCGGGCTCAATCTCCAGACGCAGTTCGATGCTATTAAGCCTCGTTTCGGCTATGTGCCCGATACCGATAACCACTTCGATGAATTCACTGCCTTCCAGAATCTCAAGTTATTTGCCGACCTGTATCAGGTAAATCATGACCGGATAGATCATTGTCTTGAGCTGGTAGAGTTGATTCGAGCCAAGTATCTTCCCGTGCGCACCTTTTCCAAAGGCATGAAAAAGAAGCTTCTCATTGCCAGAGAATTACTGCACGAACCTGAACTTCTACTGCTCGATGAGCCTACTGCTAACCTCGATGTACACTCCACCGAATTGATCCGCAAACTGATACTTGATCTGGCAAAACGAGGCACCACCATCCTCATTACCACCCACAACATGGGGGAGGTTGAACAGATTTGTGATCGCGTCGCCATCATCAATCATGGGCGACTGATCAACCTTGATACTCCCACTGCATTCAAGGTAAGACATACCGAACGCATCGTGGATGTGGTGCTCGAGCGAGGCAACACCCATGAACGTCTGGCCGTCAAACTGGATGATGAAGAAGCCCGGCAGGATCTTGCACGTATTCTGAACTCGGAAGTGCCAGTAACGCTGCACACTCGCGAATTCAACTTCTATCAGGCTTTTCTCAAGCTGACAGGAGAAGAATACAACTAATGCGATGGGCCATCGTTAGAACATTGTTAGCGAAAGAAGTTCTGCGGTTCCGCTATAACTGGGGCCTGCTGCTGATGGTTGGTGCCGTACTGGCATTGTCCGCCCTGGTTTCGCTCGGCGATCGCATGGGGGAAATCCCGGGGCAATCAGGGCGGATCATCAAGATTGCCATCATTGCTTACGATCAGACCAATCCTGTTGAAACCCGCTGGGCGGAAGCACTGTTGAATCAGCGACCTCAGTGGTTTACCGAGAAGAACCGCATTCCGTTTTTCAAGTACCACGATAGTGCGTGGCGATTTCAGCGAGGGCTTGTTTACCCCGATGATTACCTCATGATCAATCTTTTTGCCAATCGTGAACCGAGCAACGCGCCCTGGAAGGTAACGTATGATTACCAGGCACCTTCGCGACATGAAGCCATGTATTATCGGCTGTGGGTGAACCAGGTGACAGAGAATATTCGGGGACGCAAGCTGGTGCAGGAAGTGCTTCCCCGATTCAATGCAGAAGAACAGTCTGCTACCGAAGATCGCCTGCCGAAGATTGTCACGGCACTGGTGATCTTTGCTTTCTATCTGCTGTCGTTCAATCTCTACATCACTTCAACCGCGGAAGAACGGGAAAAGAAATCCCTGCTGGCCTTGATGCTAACCCCAGCCAGACCACTGGAAATTATCGGCGCTAAAGTGATCTTTTACTCGCTTGGCAGTCTGCTGGTTGCCGCGGGTGTCCTAGCATTGTTTGATCCATCCCTGCTTACCTTGCCTTTGCTCTGGACGACCATTTTCTCGGGTTCCGTGAGTTATATCAGCATCGGAACCGTCGTTCTCTGCCTGGTGAAACGCCAATCGACTATCAATACCGTCTCCATGATGTATCTGCTGGTGACCGCACTCATCATGGCAGTATCAGTATTCCTGATACCGTTCATGATCCTGCGGTTTCTGATGATTGAAAACTATCTCTTCCACCAGTTGGAAATGATCATCGGACGCAAGCCGAACACGGTGGCTTACATCTACCAGCCTATCATGCTGGGCTTAACGGCAGGCTGGTTCTGCCTGGCTGTGTTCATTTTCTCGCGTCTGGGAATGTCGATTGCCACCGGTAGAAAATAATCTTCTTCTCCTCCCCTGGCGGGAGAGGAGTAGGGGTTTCTTGGCATTTTGAAGTACTAAGCAGGTTCTTCTACAGACTGTTCCAGTACTTTCTTCGCTGCCTTGCGGCGATAACGATAGAATCCCAGGCCAGCCAGTGCACCGGTGGCGATCAGGGCATACGTGCCAGGCTCAGGTACAGCAGCCAGGTCAAGTTCCAGAACAAACAATCCATTCTGTCTGTCACCTGCGATGATAATTCCATTATCAAAGAATGGATAATTACCCCAAAGGCCATTGAAACTCTTCTCGGCATCGTCGGCGGGATAAGTATCGAACCATGCAATCTCTTCAATTTCCGGACCACCTGGTGCTCCCAGGTCGCCCATACGAAGAACTCGCAGTCCCATCACGTAATTTGAGGCAAAGATAAGATCACCTTTGATAAACAGATTATGATCAATCACTTTGCTATTGTTTGGAAATGTAAATGAACCCCTGTAGACAGGATTGGTCAGGTTCGAAACATCGTAGATGTGAGACTTAGTGACACTTTGATCGTAGTACTCGTCCAGCTCGTCATTGACAACAAAATACCGATGATCTTCCGTCAACCATCCCTGGTGCGTGTAACGGGCATTGGGATGAGTTGTTTGTCCCAATTGTACGATATTCGATTTATTGCTTACGTTGAGAATCTGCACCATATCATCAGCTACGTTAGCTGATGATCTTGAATTGGCTCCAAAGAGAATTTCCTGACCGGTGAATCGAGTATCAGGACCTTGATAGACAACCGATTGTCCATCATGTACATATCCAGCTGCTGAGTATCCGCCTGCAAACGTTGGAGCCAGGGGATTATTAATGTT
This genomic stretch from Planctomycetia bacterium harbors:
- a CDS encoding 3-deoxy-7-phosphoheptulonate synthase encodes the protein MRQQDHSEKTSKTDDLRIKSVVPLPPPEHLIRFFPIAGTPVEKLVSSTRQAIHQILHGKDDRLLVVIGPCSIHDPRAAMEYAQRLLQQRKHFADTLEVVMRVYFEKPRTTVGWKGLINDPYLDESFRIHEGLRIARHLLLEINQTGVPAAVEFLDTIIPQYISDLISWGAIGARTTESQVHRELASGLSAPIGFKNGTDGSLRIAIDAIQAAQRPHHFLSVHKNGQVAIVETIGNRDCHVILRGGQFPNYDSESVAQACKVLTAAKLNARLMIDCSHANSGKQHQKQLEVAADLARQIGAGDLHIAGAMIESHLCAGAQKFLAGQQDPNKLEYGKSITDPCLGWDDSITLLDMLSEAVKQRRKKH
- a CDS encoding ABC transporter ATP-binding protein; protein product: MTTLHFVGFYQFVNYDQNIWIQEHRPVPPSIDIQNLVIRYGKFVAVDQLSFQVNTGEIFGLLGPNGAGKTTTFLCLTRQVPIHSGSIQLLGLNLQTQFDAIKPRFGYVPDTDNHFDEFTAFQNLKLFADLYQVNHDRIDHCLELVELIRAKYLPVRTFSKGMKKKLLIARELLHEPELLLLDEPTANLDVHSTELIRKLILDLAKRGTTILITTHNMGEVEQICDRVAIINHGRLINLDTPTAFKVRHTERIVDVVLERGNTHERLAVKLDDEEARQDLARILNSEVPVTLHTREFNFYQAFLKLTGEEYN
- a CDS encoding DUF937 domain-containing protein, translated to MNIIEMIKNNMSSGMLNQLSSLIGASPEQTKAAAGAAVPSILAGMSKLSESRDGADRLSEILNNLDPSIIGNLDGMFTGDKAEKVQQQGGGMLEKLLGGGLLAGLVSAIGKFTGSGSGVIQKLLAFLAPLIMGTISKSLGGKTSAQGLTQFFSEQKNNITNAMPAGFSLGNIPGLGSVTAAAERTVEGVKQGVSAMTWLLPVLLVGLGIALWFYLREPEPVKMPANPDLTKKLGDQVGQMTDSINNLFKTATTSLEEIKDAATAEAAIPKLKELSNNAEDMKKLFGLLPDAGKATIKTLLSTGIEKLKALVDKVLAIPGVGEKLKPVVDGLMAKLTAVTG
- a CDS encoding ABC transporter permease — protein: MRWAIVRTLLAKEVLRFRYNWGLLLMVGAVLALSALVSLGDRMGEIPGQSGRIIKIAIIAYDQTNPVETRWAEALLNQRPQWFTEKNRIPFFKYHDSAWRFQRGLVYPDDYLMINLFANREPSNAPWKVTYDYQAPSRHEAMYYRLWVNQVTENIRGRKLVQEVLPRFNAEEQSATEDRLPKIVTALVIFAFYLLSFNLYITSTAEEREKKSLLALMLTPARPLEIIGAKVIFYSLGSLLVAAGVLALFDPSLLTLPLLWTTIFSGSVSYISIGTVVLCLVKRQSTINTVSMMYLLVTALIMAVSVFLIPFMILRFLMIENYLFHQLEMIIGRKPNTVAYIYQPIMLGLTAGWFCLAVFIFSRLGMSIATGRK
- a CDS encoding choice-of-anchor B family protein; translation: MRNIVLVVLILFCLPAIAYSQCGCGSNSGPCGSNGGCNCGCGGGSAPPEFGSNLPFNGFGVKMHSRVPLSVMNADPNTLGSAIWGWTDATAPGGPRNYALFGLNNGTSFVDVTNPANPVYVGRLPSATGTSVWRELKTYQNYAYVISDGNGNHGMQVFDLTNLRNYSGTPITFSANTRYFAGNNAGAFSNAHTIHINEDTGYAYVFGTSTHSGGVHVVNINNPLAPTFAGGYSAAGYVHDGQSVVYQGPDTRFTGQEILFGANSRSSANVADDMVQILNVSNKSNIVQLGQTTHPNARYTHQGWLTEDHRYFVVNDELDEYYDQSVTKSHIYDVSNLTNPVYRGSFTFPNNSKVIDHNLFIKGDLIFASNYVMGLRVLRMGDLGAPGGPEIEEIAWFDTYPADDAEKSFNGLWGNYPFFDNGIIIAGDRQNGLFVLELDLAAVPEPGTYALIATGALAGLGFYRYRRKAAKKVLEQSVEEPA
- a CDS encoding pyruvate, phosphate dikinase is translated as MSQYVYFFGNGKADGKADMKNLLGGKGANLAEMTLIGLPVPAGFTLSTDVCTYFYANGKKYPAELKAQVEEALKKVESTMGAKFGDATNPLLLACRSGGRDSMPGMMDTVLNIGLNDTTVQALAKQSGNERFALDSYRRLLLMFGEVVMGLKGHKDEPFHHILDKAKEKQGVTLDNELSVESLKQIIVDYKAAIKKYTGKDFPTDPYEQIWQAIGAVFGSWMNDRACVYRRQYGIPDEWGTACNVMAMVFGNLGDDCATGVALTRDGALGTPGICGDYLINAQGEDVVNGSRPTKRIEETLGKDMPEAYKELVAVGQKLEKHYKNMQDIEFTISRNKLYMLQTRNAKRTGFAAVRVATDLVEEGLISKEEAISSKFIPAGDLSQLLQPLFNVEAKKAASKAGKLLTKGIPAGPGAATGKIVCTPQRAEAMKNANPNINLILVRKETTPEDLRGMKAALGILTAVGGVSSHAALVSRQMGKVCIVGAGELNIDNDKGTVTVKGQTFKEGDDISIDGFTGEVFAGSIATSPSEVVQVLIKKELAPDKSDVYRRFKMVMDWASQHGKLKVRTNADLPDQAAEAIAFGAEGIGLCRTEHMFFDHITEMREMIMAEDTPARVKALDKMLPFQRKDFIGLFKAMAGKPVTIRLLDPPLHEFLPHGPSEQNELSNKLGISKDQIMRRVSELHEANPMLGHRGCRLGIVYPEITAMQARAIFEAAVAVKKEGIEVFPEVMIPLVGFQKEYTNQEKIVRDTAAKVFEETKTKVDYLVGTMIELPRACVVADQIATNAEFFSFGTNDLTQTTLGVSRDDYGPFISPYTDPKKADILAADPFATIDQDGVGSLMQMGVEKGRGVRKNLKIGICGEHGGDPDSVKFCHKIGLDYVSCSPFRVPIARLAAAQAALGK
- a CDS encoding TIGR03067 domain-containing protein, which encodes MPRAIWGSSLVLLLASVLIADDKDDAAKKEQEKFQGEWKLVQSDEITLKIKGAEYEFNGGGQSEKGKFKFNPSTSPAEIDVEITEGTDAGKKQVGIYELKGDKVKFCFALAGDAKRPKKFEAAEDGSIILFEFEKVKK